The genomic region CGCCAGTTGGATAATGGGAGACGTTCGctcgctgcacttccggatgAGTTCTTGTCTCGTCGATAACTTGACCTTGCGATCGACAATCTCCATGAGGTCGAAGACGTCTTCGGGCTCCGCCAGGCAGTTTCTGATCACCGAAAACATCATCCGCAAGCCGTACTTGGCGAAGGTGCTCCACTGCTCGTCGTACTTGTCTTCGGGGAAGAGCTTCTTCGGGTCGCTTCCGAGCTGTTCCAGGAACTCGCACAGAGTGTCGTAGTAGAGCTTCTTGTACTGGTCGAAGCGCGCGATGTCTTCTTTGGACATGCAGGCGAAGAGGAAGTACGACAGGTCGTAGACGGGAGAGGCCAGTCTGCTGAACTGGAAGTCCAAGAAGCAGACATCCACGGCTTGCTTGTCCTGGAAGTTATCCCGTGAAAGAGCGTCAGTTGGAGAAAGAGACACTTACGTGGTGCTTGAAGAGGTAGTTGTTGTTTTCGCAGTCTCCGTGGATGATGACGGCGTAGTCGTCGGGGGGGTCCACCGCGTCGGTCAGTTTGTACAAGGCTTGAAGTTTTTCCGCGACCTGGGGGAGGTTGGATTCTTGGGCTATCTTCTGGAGCTCGTCGAAAAACTCTTTCTCCCCTAAGGTTTGCTCCAAGTCGGTGCCTTTCAGGACGTTCTTCACGTACTTGTCAAGCTCGGCGAAGACTTCCGGTTTTTGGTCTTTCAAGGCGAAAGATACTGCGTGGAATTTGGCATAAGCTTGTACCACctgctttattttttcctCGTTCAATGGAATCATCCTGCTGTGCATGGTGTACCCTTCTTCTTTCATGTTGCTCAAGATCAACACCTCCATGTTGTCGAGGATCAAACTGTCATGGCACTCGGCGAGGTTGTTGAAAGGGTGTTGGATCTTGCGTTCTTCTTGGAACTTGACCAAAACTGGAACGATCTCTCGGTAGAAGTTGATCTCGTTGATGCAAATGCCTCTCAAGGGCATCATCTCCCTCATGGCCTCGCTGGTCTTACCGCTCTTGATGGCCAACTTGTAGATCTTGGGGTCGTCGGTGTTGCTTTTAGCTTCGACGTACGTCACGTCGGAGAGTTGACCCTCGCCTTTGGCGGCTTTCGCTTTGATGGAGACGGCGAATTTGATGGTCTCGTCTTTCATCAAGAGGGGCTTGAGCCAATGTTCGACGTCTTcgatttttactttgttggtGGCGCACTCGATTGAACCCATCTTGCAGTTTTCGTGTCAAGTTGTCGACTGAACGATTCCAGAAGCTTCGCCGCCGCCAAAAAATTGCGTTTTTACGCTGCAGATACGAGTTTTTCTTGGCGTGAAGAGATAAACTGCAACTGATTGTCGAGGTGCTGAAGGTTTTTACGATGAATCGCCAAGGactgaataaataaaacttacactattttaaaattattttcagttttttgcaAGTCCAtaggatgtttttttattaaaattcttttcaCCAAAAGCAACTTTTACTTTCACCATCAAAAAAAATGGTTGGACTACGaccattttgaagaaaattggGAACTGCAAACAATGTTTGTTACGATTTTCTCCAAGATTATAAGAATTAGTTTTAACTTCTTCGGCttaaaaaagtattttcaAGAAAGGAATTGAATGCTTTGGTTATGGTCGtttgaaaatatgaaataatcaaaaaatattatatcaAAGGTAAAGCACAAACAAACACATAAACGTAATTTCCTTTGTGATAAGAAATGACATGAATGGCCTGAATGGAACTGAATATTCTTCTCTATTTCGTTTGACTTCCACTTATAATCTCCCAAGTGAGTAGTGAGTagattattatcggaaattttttcgaatgtacagtggcggccaaaataaagtaggacaatgttttttcgctaatgtaaatttgcttgccctttctatggttactatgaaaatatttatttatttatttattatagtaaccccggtttactcaactcaattttgactaaatttcttaataagacttgtcctattttattttggccgCCACTGTATTTTAAAACGTAGGTATTAATTAGTCCGAGCGAAACGCGAGGACAATTTAATTACGTTTTGAATGCatgagaaaaaatttccggtgATTAATCTACTCACCAGGGTTgattcggtaagaaaatcgcacggcacaaaaaaaacaaacaaaaataacaaacgtTATTGTAATTTTAGTTATAGTCAGTCGGTCCTAGCAAACCTATCCATACATAacctttattattattattaaaaaaacgagGTTTACAcaactcaaatttttaatttttggatctGTTAGTCTGTCATCTGtgtatgagttttttttttagccaGCGATGGtaacatgtaaaaataataattttattcagacaatccaactcgaaaatttttaacccATCGAACtgcagcatttttcaaatttggaccaatcaaattggtTTACAGTGacaatccaactcgaaaatttttaaccaatcgaattgcagcatttttcaaatttggaccaatcaaattgatttaagtaggtatagtgaaaaaatttatgtcaaaatgaaacggcaaatttattaggtcaactcgataaaaattttctcggtGGATTGTCAAGTTGAATACAATTcatggtctaattttttctgtaaaatttgtcatttaagacatgagtagcttttgcttttggaaaattacactcgtctccttcgtcgactcgtgtaattttcgttgcaaaagctactcatgtcttaaatgacaaattttgtcggaaaaatttagaccacttattgtattatacatacagggtgtttctgaaataagtacattaattttaactggtaatagaactcatcaaaaggaacaacttgtctctctgccattttggcgaaaaactttgcgtagtggcttaaaaaaataggaaagattttcctaaaaccgttcatatctccaaaactaagctacctaaaaacgtgaaacaaccagattcttacgaagtggattttttgctatacgagtagatttatttgaatttcgatttcggcgttaaaacacgttttctggatgaaaatggatgtttttttcatattagcgctgatctcaattagccattgcagtatttagtggcgtaaggttattttagtgaaaaatctctccaatttttttttggaattaaacatcgtttttcggcaaaatggtagatagaaaagttgttccttttgacgagttctattaccagttaaaattaatgtacttatttctgttacacgttgtatatgAAAAAATACACCCAGGTGTTTAAGATTTActcacttataatatcccgATGCATAGATTCTATCCGAACATGTTTTTAAGTGCATTGTTGACAAAGTTATCAATCATCCGAGTCGAAAACGAAGGCGATTGCTCTGTCAGCaatgcaagaaaataaaattttcaggaTATGAATCTATACAGAGGGATATTCGGCTAGATAATCGCATGAATACATTAACCATCAGTGaaggacaaaaaatgtatctaaagttttttaaaaatacacttgatttcaaaaaaaatagcgtacaCCTAATATTTCCCCATGTAATGTTAGCTTTTTTTTCATAGTTACATTAAAGTGACAAAAGCCCGAATCATCACTAAACTAGAAGGAAGATAGCGTGTTGCTTAGAAACAGTTTATAGCGGGCCATTTACATTAGGgacatattacaaaaaatggcTCTCAGCACTtgtacgctatttttttttaaatcaagtgTACATATTAAGACTGTAGAATTTTAACTCCTCaacaaattgaacttttatttataaaaatgttgtaattGCCATTCAATTGCCGTGGAAACGCGGCATGGGTGTTCAGAAGCTTAAACTTCGATATAGGGTTGAATCATGTACAGAAAACGGCGCATAGTTATAcggtcggcgtgttacctatggcaacccatgctatagcatagtctccaaactcgatttattttttgaatgatcgctcggtactaAGGacaaagtaacattttatctgccccgcccattacattttcttagttaccaatcaaattggTTGTTAacacgatctgatttacatagaaaaaaaaatctgacattcgaattgtcttaatgacattttattttttaaaacataaaacaataattgtggacttgacagcaaaatccTAACCTTaagttttttacgtggcaaatgtgatgaaaaattatacagattaaatctggctttgattctcattggtcaatttatgtgggcggagcagataaaaagttataatggCAATACTATAATAgaatagttttatattcaattatatatttgattttttcaaaaaaaaggaaaatattttttctgcattttctttgattttaatgttaagtcttcctctgtgttgaaatagttatttacgaaccaagtgcgggaagacgatgttcccgcatgagcgcattttttaaagcacaagcgacgaaggagcgagtgcctttaattaatgcgcgaatgagcGGAAGAtatcttcacgcaagtggttcgtacaatattttttgtacgaacattaaattaatttttttgttttaatacattaaacataaacgaacataaaaccaagtaggcagtgacctttggttattagaaacaat from Tenebrio molitor chromosome 8, icTenMoli1.1, whole genome shotgun sequence harbors:
- the LOC138136502 gene encoding uncharacterized protein, with the protein product MGSIECATNKVKIEDVEHWLKPLLMKDETIKFAVSIKAKAAKGEGQLSDVTYVEAKSNTDDPKIYKLAIKSGKTSEAMREMMPLRGICINEINFYREIVPVLVKFQEERKIQHPFNNLAECHDSLILDNMEVLILSNMKEEGYTMHSRMIPLNEEKIKQVVQAYAKFHAVSFALKDQKPEVFAELDKYVKNVLKGTDLEQTLGEKEFFDELQKIAQESNLPQVAEKLQALYKLTDAVDPPDDYAVIIHGDCENNNYLFKHHDKQAVDVCFLDFQFSRLASPVYDLSYFLFACMSKEDIARFDQYKKLYYDTLCEFLEQLGSDPKKLFPEDKYDEQWSTFAKYGLRMMFSVIRNCLAEPEDVFDLMEIVDRKVKLSTRQELIRKCSERTSPIIQLAMDKGFI